The Leptospira sp. WS39.C2 genome contains a region encoding:
- a CDS encoding electron transfer flavoprotein subunit alpha/FixB family protein — MADVLVVGELKNGELKKISKELTSAARKIADAIGGKVHTLIITDNVDAFAGDLKAVGADAVIGANLGDFSPEGYANGIFAVIQEKKPAVVLMPHSAQGKEYSARVAIKANAGIVADAVALSVDGGKVVAKKPIYSGKAYANFKVSSDIQMFTVRANSQEVTPKDGAGAVEKSGASAGEVRTKSLSKDLSGGNKVQLADASIIVSGGRGIKGPENWPIIQDLADTLGAALGASRATVDAGWISHSHQVGQTGKTVSPNCYIACGISGAIQHLAGMGSSKYIVAINKDGDAPIFKVATYGVVADLFEVVPALTSEFKKVLG; from the coding sequence ATGGCTGATGTTTTAGTAGTTGGTGAATTAAAAAACGGCGAACTTAAAAAAATCTCAAAAGAACTTACCTCTGCAGCTCGCAAAATCGCGGATGCCATTGGTGGTAAAGTTCATACTCTCATCATCACTGACAACGTTGACGCGTTTGCAGGTGATTTGAAAGCAGTTGGTGCTGATGCTGTGATTGGTGCAAACCTTGGTGACTTTTCACCTGAAGGTTATGCAAACGGAATTTTTGCCGTGATCCAAGAGAAAAAACCAGCAGTGGTTCTTATGCCACACTCTGCTCAAGGAAAAGAATACTCTGCAAGAGTAGCGATCAAAGCAAATGCGGGAATCGTTGCAGATGCTGTGGCTCTTTCTGTTGACGGTGGAAAAGTAGTAGCAAAAAAACCAATTTACTCTGGTAAAGCTTACGCAAACTTTAAAGTTTCTTCTGACATTCAAATGTTTACTGTGCGTGCAAACTCACAAGAAGTAACTCCAAAAGACGGAGCTGGTGCAGTGGAAAAATCTGGTGCTTCTGCTGGTGAAGTGAGAACAAAATCACTTTCCAAAGACCTTTCTGGTGGAAACAAAGTACAACTTGCTGATGCTTCTATCATTGTATCTGGCGGACGCGGAATCAAAGGACCAGAAAACTGGCCTATCATCCAAGACTTAGCAGACACACTCGGAGCAGCTCTTGGTGCTTCTCGTGCAACTGTGGATGCTGGATGGATTTCTCACTCACACCAAGTCGGACAAACAGGAAAAACTGTCTCCCCTAACTGTTACATCGCTTGCGGAATTTCCGGAGCCATCCAACATTTAGCGGGTATGGGATCTTCTAAATACATCGTTGCGATCAACAAAGACGGAGATGCTCCGATCTTCAAAGTAGCAACTTACGGTGTAGTCGCTGATTTGTTTGAAGTGGTGCCTGCACTCACTTCTGAATTCAAAAAAGTATTGGGTTAA
- a CDS encoding sterol desaturase family protein, with product MFENFKAPPIVTYAIPVFFLLIGIEVYIGYRKNKDLYRLNDSIADLSTGIISQIWGLFQKGVGLFAYFYIYEHFRFFEFAMTNPWAWVLCIVGQDFCYYWSHRLAHEVNFLWAGHVIHHHSEEYNLVVALRQTGLGGLVSWIFYVPLALVGFHPWMYLASGQINLIYQFWVHTKAVGKIGKIGEFLLSTPSHHRVHHAINPIYIDKNHGGIFIIFDRMFGTFREETETCVYGTVKPLRSFNPVYANFHYYWELIKQSFQAEYFLDKILIFFKAPGWIPRQGNKPSGYLPIPEVSPNSFQKYDPKPTSEVKTYTTTWFVLVLLLSFAFLLFVPKFSLVSQILVTIWVTLSLLAINALIENKSWAGAMEITRLLFGFLVLGYFDVGWAYYAIGIVCLIVAGIYLYRTGQQKTQPVS from the coding sequence ATGTTTGAGAATTTCAAAGCTCCCCCCATTGTCACCTATGCAATCCCAGTCTTTTTCCTTTTGATTGGAATTGAAGTGTACATCGGTTATCGTAAGAACAAAGACCTCTATCGGCTCAATGATTCCATTGCCGATCTAAGCACGGGGATTATTTCCCAGATCTGGGGACTTTTCCAGAAGGGTGTGGGATTATTTGCGTATTTTTACATCTACGAACACTTTCGTTTTTTTGAATTCGCGATGACTAACCCTTGGGCTTGGGTCCTTTGTATTGTTGGCCAAGACTTTTGTTATTATTGGTCACATAGATTGGCCCATGAAGTGAATTTTCTCTGGGCAGGCCACGTCATCCACCACCATAGCGAAGAATACAATCTTGTTGTTGCTCTCAGGCAAACGGGGCTCGGTGGACTTGTGTCTTGGATTTTTTATGTGCCACTCGCTCTTGTTGGGTTCCATCCCTGGATGTACCTTGCAAGTGGACAAATCAATTTGATCTACCAATTTTGGGTCCATACGAAAGCAGTTGGGAAAATTGGAAAGATTGGTGAGTTCTTACTTTCCACCCCTTCCCACCATCGGGTGCACCATGCCATAAACCCCATCTACATCGATAAAAACCATGGTGGGATTTTTATCATCTTCGATCGTATGTTTGGTACATTTCGGGAAGAAACGGAAACCTGTGTTTATGGAACCGTAAAACCCCTACGGAGTTTTAACCCAGTGTATGCAAACTTTCATTATTACTGGGAATTGATAAAACAATCTTTCCAGGCTGAATATTTCTTAGATAAAATTCTCATTTTCTTCAAAGCACCAGGTTGGATTCCTAGGCAAGGGAACAAACCGTCTGGTTATTTACCAATCCCAGAAGTGAGTCCAAATTCTTTCCAAAAGTATGACCCGAAACCAACCTCAGAAGTGAAAACTTATACGACCACTTGGTTTGTTTTGGTTTTGTTACTTTCATTTGCCTTTTTGCTTTTTGTACCTAAATTCAGTTTGGTATCACAAATCCTTGTGACCATTTGGGTGACACTCTCCCTCCTTGCCATCAATGCTCTCATTGAAAACAAGTCTTGGGCAGGAGCTATGGAAATTACGCGGTTACTTTTTGGGTTTTTGGTTCTCGGTTACTTTGATGTAGGCTGGGCTTATTATGCCATCGGCATCGTATGTCTGATTGTTGCAGGAATTTACCTCTACAGAACGGGCCAACAAAAAACCCAACCCGTTTCTTAA
- a CDS encoding electron transfer flavoprotein beta subunit/FixA family protein — translation MKIVVLVKQVPDTETNIKVGDKSINEAGVKWIISPYDEFAIEEGIRIREKSGGEVIAVSLGPDRVVEALRTAYAMGVDRAVHVKVDDYVTFDSTYTSELLANFIKAENADVVIGGRQSIDTDSSQVVVQIAERLNVPHVAMALKLEFDGNKVTATREIEGGTEVVETSAPLAVTAQKGLNEPRYPSLKGIMSAKKKPVDVKKPDELGATGSKLEVVSLEPPPPRIAGRKLEAADAQGFASQLVKALREEAKVI, via the coding sequence ATGAAAATTGTTGTTCTAGTAAAGCAGGTTCCGGATACGGAAACCAATATCAAGGTCGGTGACAAATCGATCAACGAAGCTGGCGTAAAATGGATCATCTCTCCTTATGATGAATTCGCAATCGAAGAGGGAATCAGAATTCGTGAAAAAAGCGGTGGAGAAGTCATCGCAGTGTCCCTCGGCCCAGACCGTGTCGTAGAAGCACTTCGCACTGCCTACGCTATGGGTGTGGACAGAGCTGTTCATGTAAAAGTGGATGACTATGTAACTTTTGACTCTACATACACTTCCGAACTTCTTGCTAATTTCATCAAAGCTGAAAACGCAGATGTAGTGATCGGTGGTCGTCAATCGATCGACACTGATAGCTCACAAGTGGTTGTTCAAATTGCTGAGAGATTGAATGTGCCTCACGTAGCAATGGCTCTCAAACTCGAGTTTGATGGCAATAAAGTAACTGCAACTCGCGAGATCGAAGGTGGAACTGAAGTGGTTGAAACTTCTGCTCCTCTTGCTGTGACTGCGCAAAAAGGTTTGAACGAACCAAGATACCCAAGTTTAAAAGGAATCATGTCTGCGAAGAAAAAACCAGTCGATGTGAAAAAACCAGATGAACTCGGTGCTACTGGTTCCAAACTTGAAGTTGTTTCTCTTGAACCACCTCCTCCACGTATCGCTGGTCGAAAACTGGAAGCAGCAGATGCACAAGGTTTTGCATCTCAACTTGTAAAAGCTCTTCGCGAAGAAGCGAAGGTCATCTAA
- a CDS encoding M23 family metallopeptidase translates to MKRNRSYYIILVLILFVVTYSAYAAYQKQKNGPVFLDNHVFQRYNDQWGLWVDLNAEKKTLLEKASEFGILAQEVMEINHLTEAELKRLKRSIFFPYSAEYMRNLQEKELFRETIESPIDQFIWPVLPNNKSRISSRIGRRWNTWHTGLDIAIPKNSVVLAAADGVVEEAARGGDYGLAVKIYHHDMNHFHTVYGHNQELLVKPGDVVKKGQIIAFSGNTGKSTGPHVHFEVRFHNVYLNPENFLTPFEEGVATNLVGFAD, encoded by the coding sequence ATGAAGCGAAACCGCAGTTACTATATCATACTGGTCCTAATCCTCTTTGTCGTGACCTACTCGGCCTATGCGGCATACCAAAAGCAAAAAAATGGTCCTGTTTTTTTGGACAACCATGTCTTCCAAAGATACAACGACCAATGGGGACTCTGGGTAGACTTAAATGCTGAGAAAAAAACCCTTCTCGAAAAAGCATCTGAATTTGGAATCCTTGCCCAAGAGGTGATGGAAATCAACCACCTGACAGAGGCCGAACTCAAACGTTTGAAACGATCTATCTTTTTTCCATACTCTGCGGAATACATGCGGAACCTCCAAGAAAAGGAACTTTTTCGGGAAACCATAGAATCACCGATTGACCAATTCATTTGGCCTGTTTTACCGAATAACAAATCTCGCATTTCGTCACGGATTGGAAGGCGCTGGAACACCTGGCATACGGGTCTTGACATTGCCATACCCAAAAACTCAGTAGTCCTTGCTGCGGCAGATGGAGTGGTAGAAGAAGCGGCAAGAGGTGGAGATTATGGCCTTGCTGTTAAAATTTACCACCATGACATGAACCATTTCCATACTGTGTATGGCCATAACCAAGAGTTACTCGTAAAACCAGGTGACGTAGTTAAAAAAGGCCAGATCATCGCTTTTTCTGGAAATACTGGAAAATCAACAGGGCCTCATGTCCACTTCGAAGTCCGATTTCATAATGTGTATTTGAATCCAGAAAACTTTCTCACTCCATTTGAAGAAGGTGTTGCCACAAACCTTGTTGGATTTGCAGACTAA
- a CDS encoding ComEC/Rec2 family competence protein: protein MNTNLLPNSKLGWFCLGICFTGAVLKICIFFPGLYSVLFVFLLFYFCIYLLSPPYLTKYWDKTFHWALFASFLFLLFSDTNQISKPKQTKPFFREYLLQELNKSPLSAFESRIVFGLVSGSTKEIPKDFKELAKESGILHLFAASGLHLGIFIGSLQFIGNLIFTKHRWISILISLGIGFLYLYVLNFPVSFVRAYLFALFTLGSSLFYRRIAVSDLLIISSAIIAFFFFSDFLSVGFLLSFSAVFGIFYLKPSLDRMLFKNSKSLFKDNFTLTIVCSLCSFPVLVTYFKAFSYGGIWINFCLVPIAGILLPSLYITLFVQSILPNSFLLTLGGWIWTPASFILSLFLKFFQSLSDYERAYKQWKGDISTLVCLSIFLILLLWVLHRFNLNQKRITNLIVSILLGLFFPFSFLYQNSDSVPFFSQFGKGFFTFSIENSFFLYGVCSPNKRLEMPMPHKPIKHILFESETCLQNVLRLKKKHKIQDVVWYDRKLSPFIRFMEKEGIQIQSSIHLGQNLTKDISLFRYDGNPKEILSLLHSLKEAEKNNSQKHWQGILVLDFPPWKKKEAKEWVLYQKLLGISKVWKIIIVEDHFEIPLLHYLTNPNLL from the coding sequence GTGAATACAAATCTACTTCCAAATTCGAAACTTGGTTGGTTTTGTTTGGGAATCTGCTTTACGGGAGCAGTTCTTAAAATTTGTATTTTTTTCCCAGGGTTATATTCAGTCCTTTTCGTCTTCCTTCTCTTTTATTTTTGTATCTATCTTTTATCACCACCATACTTAACAAAATACTGGGATAAAACTTTCCATTGGGCATTGTTTGCGTCCTTCCTCTTCCTTTTGTTTTCCGATACTAACCAAATTTCAAAGCCAAAACAAACAAAACCTTTCTTTCGAGAATATTTACTCCAAGAATTGAACAAATCTCCACTTTCAGCATTTGAATCTAGGATTGTTTTTGGTCTCGTTTCTGGTTCTACAAAAGAAATCCCAAAAGACTTTAAGGAACTTGCAAAAGAATCAGGGATACTACATTTATTTGCCGCATCGGGTCTCCATCTGGGAATCTTTATAGGTTCTTTACAATTTATAGGAAATCTCATTTTTACCAAACATAGATGGATTTCGATCCTTATATCCCTTGGGATCGGATTTCTCTATTTGTATGTCCTGAATTTTCCTGTTTCATTTGTGAGGGCATATCTTTTTGCTTTATTCACTTTAGGTTCATCCCTTTTTTACCGCCGAATCGCTGTTAGCGATTTATTAATCATTTCTTCTGCGATCATTGCTTTTTTTTTCTTCTCTGATTTTTTGAGTGTTGGTTTTTTACTCTCATTTAGCGCTGTATTTGGTATTTTTTATCTCAAACCCAGTTTGGATCGAATGTTATTCAAAAATTCAAAATCATTATTCAAAGATAATTTCACGCTCACAATTGTTTGTTCCCTTTGTAGTTTTCCCGTTTTAGTTACCTACTTTAAGGCTTTTTCTTATGGAGGGATTTGGATCAATTTTTGTTTGGTTCCTATTGCTGGAATTTTACTCCCAAGTTTGTACATAACACTTTTTGTCCAAAGTATTTTGCCAAATTCTTTCCTTCTCACACTTGGAGGTTGGATTTGGACACCAGCTAGTTTTATCCTTTCTCTTTTTTTAAAATTTTTTCAATCCTTATCCGATTACGAAAGAGCCTACAAACAATGGAAAGGTGACATTTCTACCCTAGTTTGCCTTTCTATATTCCTTATCTTATTACTTTGGGTTCTACACCGTTTCAACCTAAACCAAAAACGGATCACCAATTTGATTGTGTCCATTCTTTTGGGTTTATTTTTTCCTTTTAGTTTCTTATACCAAAACTCGGATTCTGTACCCTTTTTTTCCCAATTTGGGAAAGGTTTTTTTACCTTCTCGATAGAGAATTCATTTTTTCTATATGGTGTGTGTTCTCCAAACAAACGTTTGGAAATGCCAATGCCACACAAACCCATCAAACACATCTTATTTGAATCTGAAACTTGTTTGCAAAATGTTTTACGTCTGAAAAAAAAACACAAAATCCAAGATGTAGTTTGGTATGATCGGAAATTATCTCCCTTTATCAGATTTATGGAAAAGGAAGGGATTCAAATCCAATCCTCCATTCATCTCGGGCAGAATCTAACAAAAGACATTTCCTTATTTCGTTATGATGGGAATCCAAAGGAAATTTTATCCTTATTACATTCCTTAAAAGAAGCAGAAAAAAACAATTCACAGAAACATTGGCAGGGAATCCTCGTTCTCGACTTTCCACCATGGAAAAAAAAGGAAGCGAAAGAATGGGTTCTTTACCAAAAACTACTTGGGATTTCTAAGGTATGGAAAATAATCATCGTTGAGGATCATTTTGAAATCCCCTTACTCCACTATCTCACAAATCCAAACCTTCTTTGA
- a CDS encoding outer membrane lipoprotein carrier protein LolA: protein MRNFLLKSQIVLLFSVQLGSLWAEDGRDRLNAVIGRMNSLESFRASVTVNGGLTGVVSYKSPNQLHVRFSDGRIISSNGRILWFYNPDSSIAGKQDLRGVSGGLGGLLSGYETVTVSGRTFRLTSTTKRYNEIILVVSDNDLPRVLKMKRSDEEITEIAFSGIATNIGLGTGLFNFQPPTSSQIVENPLNQKE from the coding sequence TTGAGAAATTTCCTTCTCAAATCCCAGATTGTTCTCCTTTTCTCTGTCCAATTGGGTTCCCTTTGGGCAGAGGATGGACGGGACCGTCTTAATGCCGTGATCGGCAGAATGAATTCCCTCGAAAGTTTCCGAGCCTCAGTCACTGTAAACGGTGGCCTCACAGGTGTCGTATCCTATAAAAGTCCAAACCAACTCCATGTCAGGTTCAGTGATGGAAGGATTATTTCCTCAAATGGTCGTATTTTATGGTTTTATAACCCCGATTCTTCGATCGCAGGGAAACAAGACCTAAGAGGTGTTTCAGGTGGCCTCGGTGGGCTTCTTTCAGGTTATGAAACCGTGACAGTGAGTGGCAGAACTTTTCGTTTAACTTCCACCACCAAACGTTATAATGAAATCATTTTGGTCGTCTCAGATAACGACCTTCCCCGTGTTCTCAAAATGAAACGTTCCGACGAAGAAATCACAGAAATTGCCTTTTCAGGCATAGCAACCAATATTGGTCTCGGAACAGGACTATTCAACTTCCAACCTCCCACAAGCTCACAGATTGTTGAGAACCCTCTCAACCAAAAGGAGTAA
- the trpS gene encoding tryptophan--tRNA ligase — MRVLTGLQPSGKLHLGNYFSAIKKILDYQSKEELFLFIANLHALTTFRSKEELKEFTLECAIDLLALGVDPNKTVFWVQSDVPQVTELTWYLSQSITVSQLQLAHSFKDKVAKGFVPGAGLFTYPILMASDILLFSAEKVPVGKDQKQHLEFSRDIAERFNAQFGNVLTIPEPDIDENTATVPGIDGAKMSKSYNNTINFFGTEKEIKKKVMAIVSDSKAIEEPKDPETSVIFQIHSLFLSQSEKESQIQKYKQGGFGYGDLKKDLLESILAHFLPFRSKREELTQNLDYVHSVLKLGKEKAESIAEKKLDEVRNTLGIYPF; from the coding sequence TTGAGAGTTCTTACTGGTTTACAACCATCAGGTAAATTACATTTAGGAAATTACTTTTCAGCGATCAAAAAAATCTTAGACTACCAATCCAAAGAAGAACTTTTTTTATTCATAGCAAACCTTCATGCATTAACAACATTTCGATCCAAAGAAGAGTTAAAGGAATTCACTCTTGAATGTGCTATCGATTTACTCGCATTAGGTGTAGATCCAAACAAAACTGTATTTTGGGTTCAAAGTGATGTACCACAAGTGACTGAACTTACATGGTATTTATCACAATCGATTACTGTTTCGCAATTACAATTAGCTCATTCATTTAAAGACAAAGTCGCCAAAGGATTTGTCCCTGGAGCTGGACTTTTTACTTATCCAATCCTTATGGCAAGTGACATCTTACTTTTTTCAGCTGAAAAAGTACCTGTTGGAAAAGACCAAAAACAACATTTAGAATTTTCACGTGACATCGCCGAAAGGTTCAATGCTCAATTTGGAAATGTTTTAACCATTCCTGAGCCAGATATTGATGAAAATACTGCTACTGTTCCTGGTATAGATGGCGCTAAAATGTCCAAATCTTATAACAATACCATCAATTTCTTTGGAACTGAAAAAGAGATCAAAAAGAAAGTGATGGCAATTGTGAGTGATTCAAAAGCCATCGAAGAACCAAAAGATCCTGAAACTTCTGTCATCTTCCAAATCCATTCTTTATTTTTATCTCAGTCGGAAAAAGAGTCACAAATACAAAAATACAAACAAGGTGGATTTGGATATGGTGACCTCAAAAAAGATCTTCTCGAATCGATCTTAGCTCATTTTTTACCATTCCGATCCAAACGCGAAGAATTAACACAAAACTTAGATTATGTGCACTCTGTTTTAAAATTGGGAAAAGAAAAAGCAGAATCAATCGCAGAAAAAAAATTGGATGAAGTGAGAAACACTCTCGGGATTTACCCTTTCTAA
- a CDS encoding HAD family hydrolase, which translates to MTNLTKNSWTDEVYDRLTTVIPQKTGIVCFDFDNTLIRNDFGEKIMDQLILDGLTFLPNDLSFFFRDKKLWKDHTKLSLAEKEHLVWEEYTYQLKEFGIERGYRWTCFLFQGLTKEDYYTVSRRAWERVNQPNEESGVFPQVEMIDLIKYLYHYNWQVYIVTASPEPGIAAIAHHFPVLESNVIGMRQVLDGNQKYTHELIEPYTYGEGKVKAIEERIGQYPDLVFGDSFNDYPMLSKAKEFGVAIDKGDPEFVLACRAKGILIQPYFSFPTLTK; encoded by the coding sequence GTGACTAACCTTACAAAGAACAGTTGGACAGATGAAGTTTATGACCGTCTGACAACAGTAATCCCACAAAAAACAGGCATTGTTTGTTTTGATTTTGATAATACCCTAATCCGAAATGATTTTGGCGAAAAAATCATGGACCAACTCATTTTAGATGGTCTTACATTTTTACCAAATGACCTATCGTTTTTTTTCAGAGATAAAAAACTCTGGAAAGACCACACCAAACTCAGTTTAGCTGAAAAGGAACATTTGGTATGGGAAGAATATACATACCAACTAAAGGAATTTGGAATCGAACGAGGGTATCGTTGGACATGTTTTTTATTCCAAGGCCTAACTAAAGAGGATTATTATACTGTTTCTCGTCGGGCATGGGAAAGAGTGAACCAACCTAACGAAGAATCAGGTGTTTTCCCACAAGTCGAGATGATAGACCTCATCAAGTATTTATACCATTACAATTGGCAAGTGTATATTGTAACAGCATCACCTGAACCTGGAATTGCAGCCATTGCTCATCACTTTCCTGTTTTAGAATCAAATGTGATCGGAATGAGACAAGTATTAGATGGCAATCAAAAATACACACATGAACTCATTGAACCATATACCTATGGTGAGGGAAAAGTAAAAGCAATCGAAGAAAGGATTGGTCAGTATCCCGATTTAGTGTTCGGCGATTCGTTTAATGACTATCCAATGTTATCCAAAGCAAAAGAATTTGGAGTGGCGATTGATAAGGGTGACCCAGAATTTGTCTTGGCCTGCCGTGCAAAAGGAATTCTCATCCAACCATACTTTAGTTTCCCTACTCTTACAAAATGA
- the rsmA gene encoding 16S rRNA (adenine(1518)-N(6)/adenine(1519)-N(6))-dimethyltransferase RsmA has product MKSPYSTISQIQTFFEEKGIRAQKKFGQNFLIDQNIVEYIVNVTKPLFAPDDVCLAEIGIGLGTLTYPILSFQKNTDLFEIDFAYIQLAKDDILPKFPKANLYPGDALENLYHIFPKKVFVFGNLPYHLTTEIINTLIIHCRKFQGGIFMVQKEFAERLVKETSSLSIFLSAFCEVKYLKTVHKNCFFPIPKIHSALLLLTPKQTNTKLHWSPQTDKEVELWSRMLRTVFWGKRKQIQVSLRESPFSEEPVFREALGEALIRSGIPPTKRPEELNREQFLNLGQHLLDILSK; this is encoded by the coding sequence TTGAAATCCCCTTACTCCACTATCTCACAAATCCAAACCTTCTTTGAAGAAAAAGGAATCCGTGCCCAAAAAAAATTTGGTCAAAATTTCCTCATCGACCAAAACATTGTGGAATACATTGTAAACGTCACAAAACCTTTGTTTGCTCCTGATGATGTTTGTTTGGCCGAAATTGGGATTGGACTCGGTACATTAACCTACCCGATCTTAAGTTTTCAAAAGAATACAGATTTGTTTGAAATTGATTTTGCCTACATACAATTGGCAAAGGATGATATTTTGCCAAAATTTCCAAAAGCAAATTTATATCCAGGTGATGCCTTAGAAAACTTATATCACATTTTTCCTAAAAAAGTTTTTGTATTTGGAAACCTTCCTTACCACTTAACAACAGAAATCATCAACACACTCATCATCCATTGCCGTAAGTTCCAAGGTGGGATTTTTATGGTACAAAAAGAATTTGCAGAACGCCTTGTAAAAGAAACATCTTCCCTTTCTATCTTTTTATCTGCTTTTTGTGAGGTTAAATACCTAAAGACTGTTCACAAAAATTGTTTTTTTCCCATTCCCAAAATTCACTCCGCATTATTATTACTCACTCCCAAACAAACCAATACAAAACTACACTGGTCTCCCCAAACAGACAAAGAGGTTGAACTTTGGTCACGAATGTTACGCACAGTTTTTTGGGGGAAACGAAAACAAATCCAAGTGAGTTTGCGAGAGTCTCCTTTTTCGGAAGAACCAGTCTTTCGGGAGGCTTTGGGCGAAGCCTTAATACGATCTGGTATCCCTCCGACCAAACGGCCTGAAGAATTGAACCGTGAACAATTTCTGAATCTCGGTCAACATTTGCTTGACATTTTGTCAAAATGA